One Nocardia farcinica genomic region harbors:
- a CDS encoding cation-translocating P-type ATPase, with product MVTTPMSLAGTVARAGAGLALDAGGKVATVPLRAVESGVQWAAAGTEALLPETTVRLREETVRWRDDLIDLIDPRPDRTHRRVDLHEQRATVEVRGLDGDRAPDIAEALGKRLDRLRAVRWWEINSVTGRVVAALADGAADLPAFLAEVERTERDTDVADRDWSRRAEFPADREPLLATTIQVAGDLAALGVAAAGLLIPGKPPTRVLRAAATLTDTQPRLRKVLEERLGRPRTDLLLSITNAVGNALNEGAAEGVVNLVVDTVQRSIMMTEAITRHQQWRAWEHTLTSHDALAVDQPLPAHERPAEMPKGPVERVADETAAGALAGAGAFGIAGRLGPAASALELGAPKAARATREAYAAAASTTLARAGVLTLHPGAWRRFDRLSVLVVDGESLLTRRRMVLDAEAVDPHWRDPGTTRRADPAFSRDGSADRTERATAMIPADEHPADAPTGAATPGQDTAPADSAHSPADEARAAAHVWTAAQRLLHEQEKGGAAAGGLRLVHPDTGSPDRGATLRPAWRELRDGDRVVGRVLVGRELDRRAHAVLTAARNAGLRVVLVGGDDVAELRTLADEFRTSAGSMSAVVHRAQEDGHVVAVLSPRAYKALAWADVAIGLSPVEHGCPRPPWSSDIVCRDLVQVQRVLAAVGPARQASERGRALALSGAALAALLLAIGPEQRGRTSPIVTAHVLGLLNGAVGGWQAVRRQPRDDLAPLLPWHALGPGEVVARLPEPPGLDERAEAQRSKLGAALAPLAPAVSFGRQLRRELADPLTPILGVGAVATAILGSPSDAILLSSVLTVNAVVSARQRQRAEHALQDLMADEELTARLVGRSGDAEQVIPAHRLRVGDLIRLRAGDVVPADARLIELDDLELDESGLTGESVTVEKQLAATPGAALGDRACMVFEGSTVVSGAGTAVVVAVGADTQAGRAAAGAMPPEKGGVQAQLRRLTDRALPLTLAGGTAVTALGGLRRQPLRTAIADGVGVAVAAVPEGLPLVATVAQLAAARRLSRFGVLVRASRTVEALGRVDTLCFDKTGTLTEGKLRLTTLADLDEQWEPDTDSDRARRLLRAAARACPDPADGPVLHATDRAVLDAAEVLGDEAHRWDPIEEIPFESNRGYAAAIGQTTRRLRLVVKGAPEVVLPRCSKVRTGDQPKQALTEELRERAVRRVAELAEQGLRVLVVARRDLADRPEDMEDAVGELTLLGFLGLADTPRPQTVPLVKSLQDNGIGVRMITGDHPVTAAAVAKQLGIEVGEVTTGADLDRLDETAQIERIERSTVFARVSPEHKVRIVAALRKAGHVVGMTGDGSNDAAAIRTADVGIGLAAHGSAAARNAADMVLTDADPTALLHALVEGRGMWQRISAAVGVLVGGNAGEVAFTLYGTAVSGHAPLGTRQFLLVNMLTDMFPALALALAQDRETAAGVDTAQRAAQLSEIPPAHLGAELAHTIAVRGLATAAGAAGAWTVGRFVATPRRAATIGLVALIGTQLGQTLVSGHRSPGVWLTTAVSGAVLCGVVMTPGVCHYFGCTPLGPLGWTIATTSAVAATAGSIVLPRVLPNGLLPNGALPAAPASSDADPQ from the coding sequence TTGGTCACCACACCGATGTCGCTGGCGGGTACGGTCGCCCGCGCGGGCGCCGGGCTGGCGCTGGACGCCGGCGGCAAAGTGGCCACCGTTCCTCTGCGCGCGGTCGAGTCCGGTGTGCAGTGGGCGGCGGCGGGCACCGAGGCGTTGTTACCGGAGACCACCGTGCGGCTGCGGGAGGAGACGGTGCGGTGGCGCGACGACCTGATCGATCTGATCGACCCGCGGCCGGATCGCACGCATCGCCGCGTCGACCTGCACGAGCAGCGGGCCACCGTGGAGGTGCGGGGACTGGACGGCGACCGGGCCCCCGACATCGCCGAGGCGCTGGGCAAGCGCCTCGATCGGTTGCGCGCGGTGCGCTGGTGGGAGATCAACTCGGTGACCGGCCGGGTGGTGGCGGCGCTGGCCGACGGCGCCGCCGACCTGCCCGCGTTTCTGGCCGAGGTGGAACGCACCGAACGCGACACCGACGTCGCCGACCGTGACTGGAGCCGCCGCGCCGAATTTCCCGCCGACCGGGAACCGCTGCTGGCCACCACGATTCAGGTCGCGGGCGATCTGGCCGCGCTCGGCGTCGCGGCCGCCGGGCTGCTTATCCCCGGCAAACCGCCGACCCGGGTGCTGCGCGCCGCGGCCACCCTCACCGACACCCAGCCGCGCCTGCGCAAGGTGCTGGAGGAGCGCCTGGGCCGCCCCCGCACCGACCTGCTGCTCAGCATCACCAACGCCGTCGGCAACGCGCTGAACGAGGGCGCCGCCGAGGGGGTGGTGAACCTGGTGGTCGACACGGTGCAGCGGTCGATCATGATGACCGAGGCGATCACCCGCCACCAGCAGTGGCGCGCCTGGGAACACACGTTGACCTCGCACGACGCCTTGGCCGTCGATCAGCCGCTGCCCGCACACGAACGCCCGGCCGAGATGCCGAAGGGTCCGGTCGAGCGGGTCGCCGACGAAACCGCGGCGGGCGCGCTGGCCGGCGCCGGAGCGTTCGGCATCGCCGGGCGGCTCGGTCCCGCGGCCTCGGCGCTGGAACTCGGCGCGCCCAAGGCGGCCAGGGCGACCAGGGAAGCGTATGCGGCGGCGGCATCGACGACGCTCGCCCGCGCGGGCGTGCTCACGCTGCACCCGGGCGCGTGGCGCCGGTTCGACCGGCTGTCGGTCCTGGTCGTCGACGGCGAATCGCTGCTCACCCGCCGCCGCATGGTGCTCGATGCCGAAGCCGTCGACCCGCACTGGCGCGATCCGGGCACGACCCGGCGCGCCGACCCCGCGTTCTCCCGCGACGGCAGCGCGGACCGCACCGAGCGCGCCACCGCGATGATCCCCGCCGACGAACACCCCGCCGACGCTCCCACCGGCGCGGCGACGCCCGGCCAGGACACCGCGCCTGCCGATTCCGCGCACTCCCCCGCCGACGAGGCCCGCGCGGCCGCGCACGTCTGGACCGCCGCGCAGCGGCTGCTGCACGAACAGGAGAAGGGCGGGGCGGCCGCGGGCGGCCTGCGGCTGGTGCATCCCGACACCGGCTCCCCGGATCGCGGCGCGACCTTGCGACCGGCCTGGCGGGAACTCCGCGACGGCGACCGCGTGGTGGGACGGGTGCTGGTCGGGCGGGAGCTGGACCGGCGTGCCCACGCCGTGCTCACCGCGGCCCGCAACGCCGGGCTGCGGGTGGTGCTGGTCGGCGGCGACGACGTGGCCGAATTGCGCACGCTCGCCGACGAGTTCCGCACCTCGGCGGGGTCGATGAGCGCGGTGGTGCACCGCGCGCAGGAGGACGGGCACGTCGTCGCGGTGCTCAGCCCGCGCGCCTACAAGGCGTTGGCGTGGGCGGATGTGGCGATCGGGCTGAGCCCGGTCGAACACGGCTGCCCGCGGCCACCGTGGAGTTCCGACATCGTCTGCCGCGACCTGGTCCAGGTGCAGCGGGTGCTCGCGGCGGTCGGCCCGGCCCGGCAGGCCAGCGAACGTGGCCGCGCGCTCGCCCTGTCCGGCGCGGCACTGGCCGCGCTGCTGCTGGCCATCGGCCCCGAGCAGCGTGGCCGCACCTCCCCGATCGTCACCGCCCACGTGCTCGGCCTGCTCAACGGCGCCGTCGGCGGCTGGCAGGCGGTGCGCAGACAGCCGCGTGACGACCTGGCCCCGCTGCTGCCCTGGCACGCCCTGGGCCCCGGCGAGGTCGTGGCCCGGCTACCGGAGCCGCCGGGTCTCGACGAGCGCGCCGAGGCGCAGCGGTCGAAGCTGGGCGCCGCACTGGCCCCGCTCGCCCCGGCGGTGTCCTTCGGCAGGCAGCTGCGGCGGGAACTGGCCGACCCGCTGACGCCGATCCTCGGCGTGGGTGCCGTGGCCACCGCGATTCTCGGCTCCCCCTCCGATGCCATCCTGCTGTCCTCGGTGCTCACCGTGAACGCGGTGGTCTCGGCGCGCCAGCGCCAGCGCGCCGAGCACGCGTTGCAGGATCTGATGGCCGACGAGGAACTGACCGCGCGGCTGGTCGGCCGTTCCGGGGACGCCGAGCAGGTGATCCCGGCCCACCGGCTGCGGGTCGGCGATCTCATCCGGCTGCGCGCGGGCGATGTGGTGCCCGCCGACGCCCGGCTGATCGAACTGGACGATCTCGAACTGGACGAATCCGGACTCACCGGTGAGTCGGTCACCGTGGAGAAGCAGCTGGCCGCCACGCCGGGCGCGGCGCTGGGCGACCGGGCCTGCATGGTCTTCGAGGGCAGCACGGTGGTCAGCGGCGCGGGCACCGCGGTCGTGGTCGCCGTCGGCGCCGACACCCAGGCCGGGCGGGCGGCCGCGGGGGCGATGCCGCCGGAGAAGGGCGGCGTGCAGGCGCAGCTGCGCAGGCTCACCGACCGCGCGCTTCCGCTCACCCTCGCCGGCGGCACCGCCGTGACGGCACTGGGCGGCCTGCGCCGCCAGCCGCTGCGCACCGCGATCGCCGACGGTGTCGGTGTCGCGGTGGCGGCGGTACCGGAGGGTCTGCCGCTGGTGGCTACGGTGGCGCAGCTGGCGGCGGCCCGCCGGTTGTCCCGGTTCGGTGTGCTGGTGCGCGCCAGCCGCACCGTCGAGGCGCTGGGCCGCGTCGACACCCTGTGCTTCGACAAGACGGGTACCCTCACCGAGGGCAAGCTGCGGCTGACCACGCTGGCCGACCTGGACGAGCAGTGGGAGCCCGACACCGACAGCGACCGGGCCCGCCGGTTGCTGCGCGCGGCCGCCCGCGCCTGCCCCGACCCCGCCGACGGCCCGGTGCTGCACGCCACCGACCGCGCGGTGCTCGACGCCGCCGAGGTGCTGGGCGACGAAGCGCACCGCTGGGATCCGATCGAGGAGATCCCCTTCGAATCCAACCGCGGTTACGCCGCCGCCATCGGCCAGACCACCCGGCGGCTGCGCCTGGTCGTCAAGGGCGCGCCGGAGGTGGTGCTGCCCCGGTGCAGCAAGGTGCGCACCGGCGACCAGCCCAAGCAGGCACTCACCGAGGAACTGCGCGAGCGGGCCGTCCGGCGGGTGGCCGAGCTGGCCGAACAGGGCCTGCGGGTGCTCGTGGTGGCCCGCCGCGACCTGGCCGACCGCCCCGAGGACATGGAGGACGCGGTCGGCGAACTCACCCTGCTCGGTTTCCTCGGCCTGGCCGACACCCCGCGGCCGCAGACCGTGCCGCTGGTGAAGTCGTTGCAGGACAACGGCATCGGTGTGCGGATGATCACCGGCGACCACCCCGTCACCGCGGCCGCGGTGGCGAAGCAACTCGGCATCGAGGTCGGCGAGGTCACCACCGGCGCCGACCTCGACCGGCTCGACGAGACCGCCCAGATCGAGCGCATCGAGCGGAGCACCGTGTTCGCGCGGGTGAGCCCGGAGCACAAGGTGCGCATCGTCGCGGCACTGCGCAAGGCCGGCCACGTGGTGGGGATGACCGGCGACGGCAGCAACGACGCCGCCGCCATCCGCACCGCCGACGTCGGCATCGGCCTGGCCGCGCACGGCTCGGCCGCCGCCCGCAACGCCGCCGACATGGTGCTCACCGACGCCGACCCGACCGCGCTGCTGCACGCGCTGGTGGAGGGCCGCGGCATGTGGCAGCGCATCAGTGCCGCGGTGGGCGTGCTGGTGGGCGGCAACGCGGGTGAGGTGGCCTTCACTCTCTACGGGACCGCGGTGAGTGGTCACGCGCCGCTGGGCACCCGGCAGTTCCTGCTGGTCAACATGCTCACCGACATGTTCCCGGCGCTGGCACTGGCGCTGGCCCAGGACCGGGAGACGGCGGCGGGGGTGGACACCGCCCAGCGCGCGGCGCAGCTGTCGGAGATCCCGCCCGCCCATCTGGGCGCCGAGCTGGCGCACACCATCGCCGTGCGCGGGCTCGCGACCGCGGCCGGTGCCGCAGGCGCCTGGACGGTCGGCCGGTTCGTCGCCACCCCGCGCCGCGCCGCCACCATCGGCCTGGTCGCGCTGATCGGCACCCAGCTGGGGCAGACGCTCGTCTCGGGGCATCGCAGCCCCGGCGTGTGGCTCACCACCGCCGTCAGTGGCGCGGTGCTGTGCGGTGTGGTGATGACACCGGGCGTGTGCCACTACTTCGGCTGCACCCCGCTGGGACCGCTCGGCTGGACCATCGCGACCACCTCCGCGGTGGCGGCGACCGCGGGCTCGATCGTGCTGCCGCGCGTGCTCCCGAACGGCCTGCTGCCCAACGGCGCGCTGCCCGCGGCACCGGCCTCGTCCGACGCGGATCCGCAGTGA
- a CDS encoding Rv2629 family ribosome hibernation factor codes for MSKEVTVLDDMSAIDLRALATRPGPFASAYYDSSHNTEDAARQLALRWRSIAEKLRAAGASESMLDVLAEAAVRGRPDRGRAGHLLIADENEVLVDVELPQPPAREVVRVSELPYVLPLLEARAHRVPHVVAVVDKVGADLYAVDENGGERRRTVRGEDHPVHKVPGGGWSHRTMQTRVEETTRRNLGEVAHDVEELAEAAHAEVIVLAGEVESRAKLHAELGKQHHRVIEVETGGRAAGVDPAALDARVHEVVDECADHHRADALDSFRAALGRADGLAVQGLHETARALAEGNVATLLIDTDAVPETTIHLDPRHPEQPRERRADEALPVAAIASGAEITPVHGAQAPADGVGALLRHR; via the coding sequence GTGAGCAAGGAGGTCACCGTGCTCGACGACATGTCCGCGATCGACCTGCGCGCGCTCGCGACCCGTCCCGGCCCGTTCGCCTCGGCGTACTACGACAGTTCGCACAACACCGAGGACGCCGCACGGCAGCTGGCGTTGCGGTGGCGCTCGATCGCCGAGAAGCTGCGCGCGGCAGGCGCTTCGGAGTCCATGCTCGACGTGCTCGCCGAGGCCGCGGTGCGCGGCAGGCCCGATCGCGGCCGTGCCGGGCACCTGCTGATCGCCGACGAGAACGAGGTCCTCGTCGACGTGGAGTTGCCGCAGCCACCGGCCCGTGAGGTCGTGCGCGTCTCGGAACTGCCCTATGTCCTGCCGTTGCTGGAGGCACGCGCGCATCGGGTGCCGCATGTGGTCGCGGTGGTCGACAAGGTGGGTGCCGACCTCTACGCCGTCGACGAGAACGGCGGCGAACGCAGGCGCACCGTGCGCGGCGAAGACCACCCGGTGCACAAGGTGCCCGGCGGGGGCTGGTCGCACCGCACGATGCAGACCCGGGTCGAGGAGACCACCCGCCGCAACCTCGGCGAAGTCGCCCACGACGTCGAAGAACTGGCCGAGGCCGCACACGCCGAGGTCATCGTGCTCGCCGGTGAGGTCGAATCCCGCGCGAAGCTGCACGCCGAGCTCGGCAAGCAGCATCACCGCGTGATCGAGGTGGAGACCGGCGGCCGGGCCGCGGGCGTCGACCCGGCCGCCTTGGACGCCCGCGTGCACGAGGTGGTCGACGAGTGCGCCGACCACCACCGGGCCGACGCGCTGGACAGTTTCCGCGCCGCGCTCGGCCGCGCCGACGGCCTGGCCGTGCAGGGCCTGCACGAAACCGCCCGCGCGCTGGCCGAAGGCAACGTCGCCACACTGCTCATCGACACCGACGCGGTACCCGAGACGACCATCCACCTCGACCCGCGCCATCCCGAACAGCCGCGGGAGCGGCGGGCCGACGAGGCGCTACCGGTCGCGGCGATCGCCTCGGGCGCGGAGATCACCCCGGTACACGGCGCGCAGGCCCCCGCCGACGGCGTCGGCGCCCTGCTGCGCCACCGCTGA
- a CDS encoding RNA polymerase sigma factor SigF, whose amino-acid sequence MAAESRSAGDSYDNIEPLFEKIAALDPGDPRRTALRAEVIDRALPLAEHIARRFSGRGESFEDLLQVARLGLVQAADRFDVGRGSSFLAFAVPTIMGEVRRHFRDNTWAVRVPRRTKEIQGSIGATVEELSQRLGRMPRAREIAAELGIDVVEVTQALIAGNAYQSSSLDSTAGDDGENTPLPLSESLGAEEPSFEFVDDYLAVRPLIAELPERERQVLVMRFFEGKTQTQIADVLGVSQMHVSRILSKTLHALREQALRD is encoded by the coding sequence ATGGCAGCTGAGTCCCGGTCGGCGGGCGACAGCTACGACAACATCGAGCCGCTGTTCGAGAAGATCGCGGCGCTCGATCCCGGCGACCCGCGCCGGACCGCGCTGCGCGCCGAGGTGATCGACCGGGCGCTGCCGCTGGCCGAGCACATCGCGCGCCGCTTCTCCGGCCGCGGGGAGTCGTTCGAGGATCTGCTGCAGGTGGCGCGCCTGGGCCTGGTGCAGGCCGCCGACCGCTTCGACGTCGGCCGCGGCTCCTCGTTCCTGGCCTTCGCGGTGCCGACGATCATGGGCGAGGTGCGCAGGCACTTCCGCGACAACACCTGGGCGGTGCGGGTTCCGCGCCGCACCAAGGAGATCCAGGGCAGCATCGGCGCCACCGTCGAGGAGCTCTCGCAGCGGCTGGGGCGGATGCCGCGCGCCCGTGAGATCGCCGCCGAGCTCGGCATCGACGTCGTGGAGGTCACCCAGGCGCTCATCGCGGGCAATGCCTACCAGTCCTCGTCGCTGGATTCGACCGCGGGCGACGACGGCGAGAACACCCCGTTGCCGCTGTCGGAGAGCCTGGGCGCGGAGGAGCCGTCCTTCGAGTTCGTCGACGACTACCTGGCGGTGCGCCCGCTCATCGCCGAACTGCCCGAGCGTGAGCGGCAGGTGCTGGTGATGCGGTTCTTCGAGGGCAAGACCCAGACCCAGATCGCGGATGTGCTCGGTGTCTCGCAGATGCACGTCTCGCGCATCCTGTCCAAGACGCTGCACGCCTTACGCGAGCAGGCGCTGCGCGATTGA
- a CDS encoding ATP-binding protein produces the protein MGERIGRSSTGTTSIGIRVPARPDQLTMLRALAETVALIADFAIDEVTDIRLALDEVATALVLDAAPESILECEFSYAADCMHVRVRGVALSDAVVSQAGFGWHIVRTLTESIAAVQEPYDGRIGGYRTTIDFRWTRELVDGS, from the coding sequence ATGGGGGAGCGGATCGGACGGTCCTCGACCGGCACGACGAGCATCGGTATCCGGGTGCCCGCCCGGCCCGACCAGCTGACGATGCTGCGGGCACTCGCCGAAACCGTCGCATTGATCGCGGATTTCGCGATCGACGAGGTGACCGACATCCGCCTGGCCCTCGACGAGGTGGCGACGGCCCTGGTGCTCGACGCGGCGCCGGAATCCATCCTCGAATGCGAGTTCTCCTACGCGGCCGACTGCATGCACGTGCGGGTGCGCGGTGTCGCGCTGTCGGACGCGGTGGTCAGCCAGGCCGGTTTCGGCTGGCACATCGTGCGCACTCTCACCGAATCCATTGCGGCGGTGCAGGAACCGTACGACGGCCGCATCGGCGGGTATCGGACCACGATCGACTTCCGGTGGACCAGGGAGCTGGTCGATGGCAGCTGA
- a CDS encoding PAS and ANTAR domain-containing protein: MTESGSVSPGESGARDRVVGAGAPRDVGSFRFRFADQRWEWSDEVAAMHGYPPGSVVPTTELLLSHKHPEDREQVAATLARAIRDAAPFSSRHRIVDTAGRVRHVIVVADRMTDASGRPIGTAGYYIDVTGTLAAHRRETLDDTLPELYAARAVIEQAKGVLMFVYGIGAEQAFRVLSWRSQETNTKLRALAAQLLADIGAVPVPVGVRSHFDHLLLTAHERIGKR, from the coding sequence GTGACGGAGAGTGGGTCGGTCTCGCCCGGGGAATCGGGGGCGCGGGACCGGGTGGTCGGCGCCGGCGCGCCACGCGACGTCGGGAGCTTCCGCTTCCGGTTCGCCGATCAGCGGTGGGAATGGTCCGACGAGGTGGCCGCCATGCACGGTTATCCGCCCGGCTCGGTGGTGCCGACCACCGAGCTGCTGCTGTCACACAAGCATCCCGAGGACCGCGAGCAGGTCGCCGCCACGCTGGCCAGGGCGATCCGGGATGCCGCGCCGTTCTCCAGCAGGCATCGCATCGTCGACACCGCGGGCCGGGTGCGCCACGTGATCGTGGTCGCGGACCGGATGACCGACGCGAGCGGCAGGCCGATCGGTACCGCGGGCTACTACATCGATGTCACCGGAACGCTGGCCGCGCACCGCCGGGAGACCCTGGACGACACCCTGCCCGAGCTGTACGCCGCGCGCGCGGTGATCGAGCAGGCCAAAGGTGTGCTGATGTTCGTCTACGGCATCGGCGCCGAACAGGCGTTCCGGGTGCTGAGCTGGCGATCGCAGGAGACCAACACCAAGTTGCGGGCGCTGGCCGCCCAACTGCTGGCCGACATCGGCGCCGTGCCGGTGCCCGTCGGCGTGCGCAGCCACTTCGATCACCTGCTGCTCACCGCGCACGAGCGGATCGGGAAACGCTGA
- a CDS encoding STAS domain-containing protein — protein MSVDATISSNHDADPRSPGGRVCAQRVEHRHRCVVIRIEGELDALAQHRFHETLDRATHSDCHAVVVDLRAARFLSIRAAAMLGTVRGEAARHGVDLRVVTGRREIERSLEITGVRSQFPRYPSMRAAMEA, from the coding sequence ATGTCAGTAGACGCCACGATCTCGAGCAACCACGACGCCGATCCGCGCTCGCCCGGCGGACGGGTCTGCGCCCAGCGGGTCGAGCATCGCCACCGGTGCGTGGTGATCCGCATCGAAGGCGAACTCGACGCGCTCGCCCAGCACCGATTCCACGAGACACTGGATCGGGCCACCCACTCGGACTGCCATGCCGTCGTGGTGGACCTGCGGGCCGCCCGGTTCCTGAGTATCCGGGCCGCCGCCATGCTCGGCACGGTCCGCGGCGAGGCCGCCCGACACGGTGTCGACCTGCGCGTCGTCACCGGGCGGCGGGAGATCGAGCGATCGCTGGAGATCACCGGCGTCCGCTCCCAGTTCCCGCGCTACCCGTCCATGCGTGCCGCCATGGAGGCGTGA
- a CDS encoding catalase, whose protein sequence is MTGHTPDTPDNAADADHAAGGADRKQRQLDAHRVDREQGHLTTQQGVRVRHTDDALSAGARGPTLLDDFHAREKITHFDHERIPERVVHARGAGAYGYFQPYDDRLAEYTVAKFLTDPAERTPVFVRFSTVAGSRGSADTVRDVRGFATKFYTSQGNYDLVGNNFPVFFIQDGIKFPDFVHAVKPEPHNEIPQAASAHDTLWDFVSLQPETLHAIMWLMSDRALPRSYRMMQGFGVHTFRFLDAAGTPTFVKFHWTPKLGVHSLVWDECQQIAGRDPDYNRRDLWDCIEAGHYPEWELGVQLIPVEKEFDFDFDLLDATKLVPEEQVPVLPVGRMVLDRNPDNFFAETEQVAFHTANLVPGIDFTDDPLLQLRNFSYLDTQLIRLGGPNFAQIPINRPVADVRNHQQDGYGQHAIPRGQASYTVNSIGGGCPVVGGDGSYEHYPRQVDGRAQRRRAESFREYYRQPRMFWRSMSAPEAEHIVEAFAFELGKVQRVEIRERTLGQLVRIDPDLAVRVAGRLGLPAPPPDPEAGTDAFVSPALSQAHTAKDGIATRQVAVLAADGVDAAGVRALRSALTERGAIVEVIASHGGMVHADGGDGDTLPVDRTLMTVASVLYDGVVVAGGQTGVETLTRNGEAVHFVLEAFKHAKPVAAFGAGVSLLRIAGILDAARVHEADPTTGVITTDTHGDGLDERFVADLARALANHRTWQRATSAIPA, encoded by the coding sequence ATGACTGGGCACACCCCCGACACCCCCGACAATGCCGCCGACGCCGACCACGCCGCCGGCGGAGCGGATCGCAAGCAGCGTCAGCTCGACGCCCACCGGGTCGACCGGGAGCAGGGCCACCTCACCACCCAGCAGGGCGTGCGAGTGCGCCACACCGACGACGCGCTCTCGGCCGGCGCCCGCGGCCCCACGCTGCTCGACGACTTCCATGCCAGGGAGAAGATCACCCACTTCGATCACGAGCGCATCCCCGAACGCGTGGTGCACGCGCGCGGCGCCGGTGCCTACGGCTACTTCCAGCCCTACGACGACCGGCTGGCCGAATACACCGTCGCGAAGTTCCTGACCGATCCCGCCGAACGCACCCCGGTGTTCGTGCGCTTCTCCACCGTCGCCGGTTCCCGTGGTTCGGCCGACACCGTGCGCGACGTGCGCGGTTTCGCGACCAAGTTCTACACCTCGCAGGGCAACTACGACCTGGTCGGCAACAACTTCCCGGTGTTCTTCATCCAGGACGGCATCAAGTTCCCCGACTTCGTGCACGCGGTGAAACCCGAGCCGCACAACGAGATACCGCAGGCCGCCTCGGCGCACGACACCCTGTGGGACTTCGTGTCGCTGCAGCCGGAGACCCTGCACGCGATCATGTGGCTGATGTCGGACCGGGCGCTGCCGCGCAGCTACCGGATGATGCAGGGCTTCGGCGTGCACACCTTCCGGTTCCTCGACGCCGCGGGCACGCCGACCTTCGTGAAGTTCCACTGGACGCCCAAGCTCGGGGTGCACTCGCTGGTGTGGGACGAATGCCAGCAGATCGCCGGGCGCGACCCCGACTACAACCGCCGCGATCTGTGGGACTGCATCGAGGCCGGGCACTATCCGGAGTGGGAGCTGGGCGTGCAGCTCATCCCGGTGGAGAAGGAGTTCGACTTCGACTTCGACCTGCTCGACGCCACCAAGCTGGTCCCCGAGGAACAGGTGCCCGTGCTGCCGGTGGGCCGGATGGTGCTCGACCGCAACCCGGACAACTTCTTCGCCGAGACCGAGCAGGTCGCCTTCCACACCGCCAACCTGGTGCCGGGCATCGACTTCACCGACGACCCGCTGCTGCAACTGCGCAACTTCTCCTATCTGGACACCCAGCTGATCCGGCTCGGCGGCCCCAACTTCGCCCAGATCCCGATCAACCGCCCGGTCGCCGACGTGCGCAACCACCAGCAGGACGGCTACGGCCAGCACGCCATCCCGCGCGGGCAGGCGAGCTACACCGTCAACAGCATCGGCGGCGGCTGCCCCGTCGTGGGCGGCGACGGCTCCTACGAGCACTACCCGCGGCAGGTGGACGGCCGGGCGCAGCGCCGGCGCGCCGAGAGCTTCCGGGAGTACTACCGGCAGCCGCGGATGTTCTGGCGCAGCATGTCCGCACCGGAGGCCGAACACATCGTGGAGGCCTTCGCCTTCGAACTCGGCAAGGTGCAGCGGGTGGAGATCCGCGAGCGCACGCTCGGCCAGCTGGTGCGCATCGACCCCGACCTGGCCGTGCGGGTGGCGGGCCGGCTCGGTCTGCCCGCGCCGCCGCCGGACCCCGAGGCCGGCACCGATGCCTTCGTCTCCCCGGCCCTCTCGCAAGCCCACACCGCCAAGGACGGCATCGCCACCCGGCAGGTCGCGGTGCTGGCCGCCGACGGAGTGGACGCGGCGGGGGTGCGGGCGCTGCGCTCGGCGCTCACCGAACGCGGCGCGATCGTGGAGGTGATCGCCTCGCACGGCGGCATGGTGCACGCCGACGGCGGCGACGGCGACACCCTGCCGGTCGATCGCACGCTGATGACGGTGGCCTCGGTGCTCTATGACGGCGTCGTGGTCGCCGGCGGGCAGACCGGAGTGGAGACGCTGACCCGCAACGGCGAGGCGGTGCATTTCGTCCTCGAGGCGTTCAAGCACGCCAAACCGGTCGCGGCGTTCGGTGCGGGTGTCTCGCTGTTGCGGATCGCGGGCATCCTCGACGCGGCGCGGGTGCACGAGGCCGACCCGACCACCGGCGTGATAACCACCGACACCCACGGTGACGGTCTTGACGAGCGATTCGTGGCCGATCTGGCGCGGGCACTGGCGAACCATCGGACGTGGCAGCGGGCGACCTCGGCGATTCCGGCATAA